The Halopseudomonas sabulinigri genome window below encodes:
- the metG gene encoding methionine--tRNA ligase, translating into MSSNAPSRQILVTSALPYANGSIHLGHMLEYIQTDIWVRFQKLRGHQAVYVCADDAHGSAIMLRAEKEGITSEQLIDNVKREHSTDFADFLVDFDNFHSTHSEENRELSSLIYERLKDAGHISTRSVTQYFDPEKEMFLADRFIKGTCPKCAAEDQYGDNCEKCGATYEPTELKDPRSAISGATPVLKDSKHFFFRLQDFSDMLKQWTRSGTLQEAVANKIAEWLDSGLHEWDISRDAPYFGFEIPGEPGKYFYVWLDAPIGYMASFKNLCARRPELSFDAFWNADSSAELYHFIGKDIVNFHTLFWPAMLEGAGFRKPTAVNVHGYLTVNGQKMSKSRGTFIKARTYLDHLSPEYLRYYYAAKLGRGVEDLDLNLEDFVQKVNSDLVGKVVNIASRCAGFIHKGNAGVMVDANPAPELTAAFTAGAPLIADAYEKRDFSRAMREIMGLADKANAWIADKAPWSLNKQEGKQDEVQAICSLGVNLFRQLVIFLKPVLPHLAADAEAFLNVAPLRWDDHQTLLANHQLNAFKPLMARIEPAKIDAMIEASKEDLAAASEAPAAAAGNGELAKEPIEAEIKFDTFAAVDLRIALIEKAEFVEGADKLLRLSLDIGDAKRNVFSGIKSAYPDPSKLEGRLTLYVANLAPRKMKFGVSEGMVLAAGPGGEEIFLLSPDAGAKPGQRVK; encoded by the coding sequence ATGTCCAGCAACGCCCCTTCTCGCCAGATCCTCGTTACCAGCGCCCTGCCCTATGCCAACGGTTCGATCCATCTGGGGCATATGCTTGAGTACATTCAGACCGACATCTGGGTTCGCTTCCAGAAACTGCGTGGCCATCAGGCAGTTTATGTCTGCGCCGATGACGCCCATGGCTCGGCCATCATGCTGCGCGCCGAGAAAGAGGGTATTACCTCCGAGCAGTTGATCGATAACGTGAAGCGGGAGCACTCCACCGACTTCGCCGACTTTCTCGTCGACTTCGACAACTTTCACTCGACCCACTCGGAAGAGAACCGCGAGCTATCTTCACTGATCTACGAGCGTCTGAAAGACGCCGGCCATATCAGCACCCGCTCGGTCACCCAGTACTTTGATCCAGAGAAGGAAATGTTCCTGGCCGACCGCTTCATCAAGGGCACCTGCCCCAAGTGCGCGGCCGAAGATCAGTACGGCGACAACTGCGAAAAATGCGGCGCCACCTACGAGCCCACCGAGCTGAAAGACCCGCGTTCGGCCATCTCAGGCGCGACGCCGGTGTTGAAGGATTCCAAGCATTTTTTCTTCCGCCTGCAAGACTTCAGCGACATGCTCAAGCAGTGGACCCGCAGCGGTACCCTGCAGGAAGCCGTCGCCAACAAGATCGCCGAGTGGCTTGATAGCGGTCTGCATGAGTGGGACATCAGCCGTGATGCACCCTATTTCGGCTTCGAGATTCCCGGCGAGCCCGGCAAGTATTTTTACGTCTGGCTGGACGCGCCTATCGGCTACATGGCCAGCTTCAAGAATCTCTGTGCCCGCCGCCCGGAGCTGAGCTTCGACGCTTTCTGGAACGCCGACTCCAGCGCCGAGCTGTATCACTTCATCGGCAAGGACATCGTCAACTTCCACACCCTGTTCTGGCCCGCCATGCTGGAAGGCGCGGGCTTCCGCAAGCCGACCGCCGTCAACGTACACGGGTACCTGACGGTCAACGGGCAAAAGATGTCCAAGTCGCGCGGCACCTTCATCAAGGCACGCACCTATCTGGATCACCTGTCGCCGGAATACCTGCGCTATTACTACGCGGCCAAGCTGGGCCGCGGCGTGGAAGACCTTGATCTGAACCTCGAAGACTTCGTGCAAAAGGTCAACTCCGATCTGGTTGGCAAGGTGGTCAATATCGCCAGCCGCTGCGCCGGTTTCATCCACAAGGGCAACGCTGGCGTCATGGTTGACGCCAACCCGGCGCCCGAACTGACCGCCGCCTTCACCGCCGGTGCGCCACTGATCGCCGACGCCTACGAGAAGCGCGACTTCTCCCGCGCCATGCGCGAAATCATGGGCCTGGCCGACAAGGCCAATGCCTGGATCGCCGACAAGGCGCCCTGGTCGCTGAACAAGCAGGAAGGCAAGCAGGACGAGGTGCAGGCCATCTGCTCGTTGGGCGTAAACCTGTTCCGCCAGTTGGTAATCTTCCTCAAGCCGGTGCTGCCACACCTGGCCGCCGATGCCGAGGCCTTCCTGAATGTGGCGCCACTGCGTTGGGACGATCACCAGACGCTGCTAGCCAATCATCAGTTGAACGCGTTCAAGCCGCTGATGGCGCGCATCGAGCCAGCGAAGATCGACGCCATGATCGAAGCCTCCAAGGAAGACCTTGCCGCCGCCAGTGAGGCACCCGCAGCGGCTGCAGGTAACGGCGAGCTGGCAAAAGAACCGATTGAGGCCGAGATCAAGTTCGACACCTTTGCCGCCGTTGACCTGCGTATCGCGCTGATCGAAAAGGCCGAGTTCGTCGAGGGCGCCGACAAGCTGCTGCGACTATCGCTGGATATTGGCGATGCCAAGCGCAATGTGTTCTCCGGCATCAAGAGCGCCTACCCGGACCCGAGCAAACTGGAAGGCCGCCTGACGCTTTATGTTGCCAACCTGGCGCCGCGCAAGATGAAGTTTGGTGTCTCCGAAGGCATGGTACTGGCGGCGGGCCCCGGCGGCGAAGAGATCTTCCTGCTGAGCCCCGATGCGGGTGCCAAGCCGGGGCAACGGGTCAAGTAA
- a CDS encoding glutathione S-transferase family protein, with the protein MLSDNIPYTLYGSSHSLYTGKARCYLRNQGIAYVEVASSHPDFAARILPQIGRGIIPVLETPDGQVIQDTVDIIDFFEAQGVPYPVYPGTPLQRVVAVIIEYYGSQAMLKHAMHYRWSYRAEQEAFLRHAFVSGSGEAMAEKIMGRMNSYLPRLGVNEQSAALIEQSFEQLLEVLEAHFAMVPYLLGGRPSIADYGLIGPMFAHLGRDPVPLGIMQRRAPRVHRWVERMTAPGLDVVEYADSRPEFWPDDALPPTLLPVLQHIARDIFPELTDKLAYMDQWVADVQPADGTPVTEKPALRQIGMVSTQFRGAVVDVGVEPYLLFLLQRAAEVVSALPPAQASALMATLDEFGLAGAVPLGRDYSVARAGNIEVWRRSS; encoded by the coding sequence ATGCTTTCCGACAATATCCCCTACACCCTTTACGGCTCCTCACACTCACTCTACACCGGCAAGGCACGCTGTTACCTGCGCAATCAGGGCATTGCCTATGTGGAGGTGGCCAGCTCGCATCCGGATTTTGCCGCGCGCATCTTGCCGCAAATTGGGCGGGGCATTATTCCAGTGCTGGAAACGCCGGACGGCCAGGTGATTCAGGATACGGTCGATATCATCGATTTTTTTGAAGCGCAGGGTGTGCCATACCCGGTTTATCCAGGCACGCCATTGCAGCGCGTGGTCGCCGTGATCATCGAGTATTACGGCAGCCAGGCAATGCTCAAACATGCCATGCACTATCGCTGGTCGTACCGTGCCGAGCAGGAAGCCTTTCTGCGTCACGCCTTCGTTAGCGGTTCGGGTGAGGCCATGGCCGAGAAGATCATGGGGCGGATGAACTCCTATTTGCCACGCTTGGGCGTGAACGAGCAGAGCGCTGCGTTGATCGAGCAGTCCTTCGAGCAGCTACTTGAGGTGCTAGAGGCGCATTTTGCGATGGTGCCCTATTTACTGGGAGGCCGACCTTCGATCGCCGACTACGGCCTGATCGGGCCCATGTTTGCCCATTTGGGCCGTGATCCGGTGCCGCTGGGCATCATGCAGCGCCGTGCACCGCGGGTACATCGCTGGGTTGAACGCATGACGGCGCCCGGCCTGGATGTGGTTGAGTATGCCGATAGCCGTCCCGAGTTCTGGCCAGATGATGCCTTGCCGCCAACGCTGTTGCCGGTACTGCAGCACATTGCCCGGGATATCTTCCCCGAGCTTACCGACAAGCTGGCCTATATGGATCAGTGGGTCGCTGATGTGCAGCCGGCCGATGGCACCCCGGTGACGGAAAAACCCGCGTTGCGCCAGATTGGTATGGTTTCTACACAGTTCCGTGGTGCTGTGGTGGACGTCGGCGTAGAACCCTACCTCCTGTTTCTGCTGCAGCGCGCTGCCGAGGTGGTGAGCGCCTTACCGCCGGCGCAGGCAAGCGCCTTGATGGCGACGCTGGATGAGTTCGGGCTGGCGGGTGCGGTGCCGCTGGGACGGGATTACAGCGTGGCACGCGCAGGCAATATCGAGGTATGGCGGCGTAGCAGCTGA
- a CDS encoding MFS transporter — protein sequence MMASNLVESGITPRASRREWLGLAVLVLPTLLLALDMTLLHLAAPHLSADLQPSSAQLLWILDIYGFMVAGFLITMGTLGDRIGRRRVLLAGALAFGLASIAAAFSTSAGMLIVTRALLGVAGATLMPSTLSLIRNMFHDERERTLAITVWMTGFIVGSAIGPLVGGIMLEFFWWGSLFLLGVPVMALLLLAGPLLLPECREAQAGRLDIPSALLSIAALLLIIYGLKDSARDGFNLLASVAVLAGFALARVFVLRQQRLADPMLDLALFQRQSFTVSVASMLLAIFALSGAWLMIFQYLQGVAGLSALDAGLVMLPAAALQTAASLLVPRIARRLKPSVFVSLGLAMATLGLLVLLLVHGREGVLLMVLGTVLLGVGIMPVMILGTDLVVGSVPADKAGAAAATSETATELGMALGIAVIGSIGAAIYRQHLSEALPAGLTPAQVAVASDTLGGALGIIQQLPPALGDAVLVAVQQGFADALHVNALIGALIMASTALLTALYLRQARLEN from the coding sequence ATGATGGCAAGCAATCTGGTTGAATCTGGTATCACGCCGCGCGCAAGCCGTCGCGAGTGGCTTGGTCTCGCCGTTCTGGTGTTGCCAACCTTGCTGCTGGCGCTGGATATGACCCTGCTGCACCTGGCGGCGCCGCACTTGAGTGCAGACCTGCAGCCTTCCAGCGCGCAGCTACTGTGGATCCTGGATATCTACGGCTTCATGGTGGCCGGCTTTCTGATCACCATGGGCACCCTGGGCGACCGCATTGGCCGGCGCCGGGTGCTATTGGCCGGTGCGCTGGCCTTTGGTCTGGCCTCCATTGCAGCTGCCTTCTCCACTTCTGCCGGTATGCTAATCGTAACCCGGGCCTTGCTGGGCGTCGCGGGGGCAACCTTGATGCCTTCCACCCTGTCGTTGATCCGCAACATGTTTCATGACGAGCGTGAGCGCACGCTGGCGATTACCGTCTGGATGACCGGTTTCATCGTTGGCAGTGCCATAGGCCCGCTGGTGGGCGGAATCATGCTGGAGTTTTTCTGGTGGGGCTCGCTGTTTCTGCTTGGCGTACCGGTGATGGCGCTATTGTTGCTGGCCGGCCCGCTGCTTCTGCCGGAGTGCCGCGAAGCGCAGGCCGGCCGCCTGGATATACCCAGCGCGCTACTTAGCATTGCGGCCTTGCTGCTGATCATCTACGGCTTGAAAGACTCTGCGCGCGACGGCTTCAACTTGCTCGCCAGCGTCGCTGTGCTGGCTGGGTTCGCCCTGGCGCGCGTGTTTGTGCTGAGGCAGCAGCGCCTGGCAGACCCCATGCTGGACTTGGCGCTTTTTCAACGCCAAAGCTTTACCGTCTCGGTGGCGTCCATGCTGCTGGCCATTTTTGCGCTGTCCGGTGCCTGGTTGATGATCTTCCAGTATCTGCAGGGGGTGGCGGGGCTGAGTGCACTGGATGCCGGTCTGGTCATGTTGCCAGCCGCGGCCTTGCAAACGGCAGCCTCCTTATTGGTACCGCGCATTGCCCGCCGGTTGAAACCCTCGGTGTTTGTCAGTCTGGGCTTGGCCATGGCCACGCTTGGCCTGTTGGTGCTGTTGCTGGTTCATGGCCGCGAGGGCGTTTTGCTCATGGTGCTGGGTACGGTGCTACTGGGTGTTGGCATCATGCCGGTGATGATTCTGGGTACCGACCTGGTGGTTGGCTCGGTCCCGGCAGATAAAGCCGGCGCTGCGGCAGCCACCTCAGAAACCGCTACTGAGCTGGGTATGGCGCTGGGAATAGCGGTTATCGGCAGCATTGGGGCGGCAATCTACCGTCAGCATCTGAGTGAGGCACTGCCTGCCGGGCTAACACCGGCGCAGGTGGCGGTGGCCAGTGACACGCTGGGCGGCGCGCTGGGCATCATTCAGCAGCTGCCGCCAGCCTTGGGCGACGCCGTATTGGTGGCGGTGCAACAGGGCTTTGCCGACGCGCTGCACGTTAATGCCCTCATCGGTGCGCTCATCATGGCGAGCACGGCGCTACTCACTGCCCTGTACCTTAGGCAAGCGCGGCTGGAAAACTGA
- a CDS encoding substrate-binding periplasmic protein: MMMHSLFKQRCRASAPAALIAFVLWTVPLHAEEALPVLNAGYISFPPIAYMDENGQAHGSIIELTNQLAADSGYRINWINYPINRIYHSLRSGDIDFWPGSPNVPALKDFTLSSQPLGISVRLCAFSLAGSQTITRAEQLRDKQLVLIRGYTYRDQLNTLFQENPHQPIVAPNHPAALELLQRGRGDYLISYGHPMQEAMKDYPLQGADCDTLDEWPLVYVVSRRNPQAQQLADTLDAAYQRRLAAHQAIEATAEPLAHEQR, from the coding sequence ATGATGATGCATTCACTGTTTAAGCAGCGCTGCCGTGCATCGGCGCCAGCTGCACTGATCGCCTTCGTGCTGTGGACGGTGCCACTCCATGCGGAGGAAGCGCTGCCAGTACTGAACGCCGGTTATATCAGCTTCCCCCCGATTGCCTACATGGACGAAAACGGCCAGGCGCACGGTAGCATCATCGAACTCACCAATCAGTTGGCGGCCGACAGTGGCTACCGCATCAATTGGATAAACTATCCAATCAACCGCATCTACCATAGCCTTAGAAGCGGCGATATCGACTTCTGGCCAGGCTCACCGAATGTGCCGGCCCTGAAGGACTTCACCCTATCCTCGCAACCCCTTGGCATCAGCGTCAGGCTCTGTGCGTTTTCGCTGGCCGGTAGCCAGACCATCACCCGTGCGGAGCAATTGCGTGACAAGCAACTGGTGCTGATTCGCGGCTATACCTACCGCGACCAGTTGAACACGCTATTTCAGGAGAACCCGCATCAGCCAATAGTGGCGCCAAACCACCCTGCCGCGCTGGAACTACTGCAACGCGGCCGTGGCGACTACCTGATCAGCTATGGCCACCCCATGCAGGAAGCCATGAAGGACTATCCGCTGCAAGGCGCAGACTGCGATACGCTGGATGAGTGGCCGCTGGTATACGTGGTATCACGGCGCAACCCGCAGGCGCAGCAGCTTGCCGACACCCTGGACGCGGCCTATCAACGTCGCCTGGCGGCGCATCAAGCCATTGAAGCGACGGCCGAACCCCTTGCCCATGAGCAGCGCTGA
- a CDS encoding beta-1,6-N-acetylglucosaminyltransferase, whose translation MIAYLILVHRYPEQFKRLFKAIYHPLNHYLVHIDKNSGAALADDIQEFLSEYPNARMLKPQKALWGGYSLVNIELRGMAQLLEENSAWTHFINLSGQDFPLKTQEFIRQFLGKHPEREYILAANQRDIRPDTMHRVLDICFEFGSRIFRPKLSRKFLEGVTPHIGTQWMIVSRRFCEFVCTAKAARRYKRFYRNSFIADEGFFQTVMMNNDCHGQIVQDDLRLIDWIPDGDIKLRPRTFTSADTKHLIASHHLFARKFDATEDDVVLRDIERHLQAVPAVFRQPQAQPAVLC comes from the coding sequence ATGATTGCCTACCTCATTCTGGTTCATCGTTATCCAGAACAGTTCAAGCGCCTGTTCAAGGCTATTTATCACCCGCTGAATCATTATCTTGTTCATATTGACAAGAATTCGGGCGCCGCGCTGGCAGACGATATTCAAGAGTTTCTGAGCGAGTATCCCAATGCCCGTATGTTGAAACCGCAAAAGGCGCTCTGGGGCGGCTACAGCCTGGTCAATATCGAGCTGCGTGGTATGGCGCAACTCTTGGAGGAAAATAGTGCCTGGACTCACTTCATCAACCTCAGTGGCCAGGATTTCCCACTGAAGACTCAAGAGTTCATTCGGCAGTTTCTGGGCAAACACCCTGAACGTGAATATATCCTCGCGGCCAATCAGCGGGATATTCGCCCCGATACCATGCACCGCGTGCTGGATATCTGCTTCGAGTTTGGCAGCCGCATATTTCGGCCCAAGCTGTCACGCAAGTTTCTTGAGGGTGTAACTCCGCACATAGGTACCCAGTGGATGATCGTAAGCCGGCGTTTTTGTGAGTTCGTTTGCACCGCGAAGGCGGCCAGGCGCTACAAGCGTTTCTATAGAAACAGCTTTATCGCCGACGAAGGCTTTTTTCAGACGGTGATGATGAACAACGATTGTCACGGCCAGATCGTGCAGGATGACCTTCGGCTGATTGACTGGATTCCTGATGGTGATATCAAGTTACGGCCGCGCACCTTTACCTCAGCCGACACCAAGCACCTTATCGCCAGTCATCACCTGTTTGCTCGCAAGTTCGACGCGACTGAGGATGACGTGGTGTTGCGCGACATCGAGCGGCATCTGCAGGCGGTGCCAGCCGTTTTCCGCCAACCGCAAGCTCAGCCAGCAGTGCTTTGCTGA